In Pecten maximus unplaced genomic scaffold, xPecMax1.1, whole genome shotgun sequence, the genomic window aactttatgactagtagcgatttgaaggaattacctctatttccccattaggccccgcccctttggccccttgggggtcagagtcaccatttatgcaaaatctgttccccttccccaaaggatgtttctgaccaaattgggttcaaatatccattcataactttatgactagtagcgatttaaaggaattgcctcaatttcccctattgggccccgcccctcaggccccttgggggtcagagtcaccatttatgcaaaatctgatccccttctgccaaggatgtttctgaccgaatttggtcaaaatccaataagaacttgatgactagtagcgatttgaagcaaatgttgacggacggacgacggacgacggacgctgcaccatggcataagctcaccggaccttcggtccaggtgagctaataatgagATTTAGATATGCACGTCAAGAGAATGAGAATTAAATATGCTCGTCAAGAGAATGAGTATTAAATATGCTTGGCAGAGAATGAGAACTGAATATGCTTGTCAGAGAACGAGAATTAAATATGTTAGTCAGAGAATGCGAATTGAACATGCACGTCAAGAGAATGAGAATCAAATATGCTCGTCAAGAGAATGAGAATCCAATATGCCCATCAGAGAATGAGAATTAAATATGCCCATCAGAGAATGAGAATTAAATATGCTCATCAGAGAATGAGAATTAAATATGCTCATCAGAGAATGAGAATTAAAGATGCATGTCAGAGAATGAGAATTAAATATGCTTGTAATGATCATGATCAGACAATGAGATTAAAATATGCATGTCAGAGAATGAGAATCAAATATGCATACCCTTAAAATGTAGCCCAGGAGAATGCTTTGCCATAAAATATTTAGTGTATAGCTTATGATATGAATTACTGTATACAGAAAGAAATCATAAGCTTAAAAGCTtccaattcacaatttttggtATTTGGAcgaagggacataactctagaTTGTATGCAGCAGGGAAATCAAATCCCAATAATTTCTAATCCCATAAAAAAAAGGTAGGTGAAGACATGATACAAAGTTAAGTAACACACTGAACAAAAAAACTCAGTAAAAATTACTTCAGCACTTCTTTATCCAATACATGGGAATCAGAATTCATACTTCAGCACTCCCCTATTTCCCAATACATGGGAATCCAAATTCATATTTCAGCACTTCCCTATTTACCAATGTATGGGAATCCAATTTCATACTTCACCACTCCTCTATTTCCAAACTCAAGTGAATCCAAATTCAAACTTTGGCAGTTGTTGGTGGATTGATTAAGTAAATGAAAAATGTCCTCAATAACATGACACATAGGGCGACACATTTTGACCTAAGAATAAGTGTACATACTACAGGAGGTACGTACCACTTGGCAACTTATAAAAGTTATATAAGGAATGTATGgacaatatgtaaatatcaaGCTCcctaaaattttgttttataatgatttaaatgAGATCTATagtgtttacaaaacaatactCTTGGGAAAAAATCTGCTTCTCATATAACCCACGACTATAAACCAGgattgagagagagagagagagacacacTTACCTCATGGAGAGCTGCCAGCTTGCGTTTGGTGATATTGGCTTGTTGTTGTAATTCTTTGTTCTCTTTCtcattttctttgatatttgatattgtgtctttctgtctgtctatctgttgTTTCAAGTTACGATTTGTCCGTTCTAATGCACTGTGTTTAGAAGTCAACTCATCCAGTTCTGAATCCTTCCACTCAATAGACTGTTTTAATCGATTTTTCTCTTTTGTTAACACAGATTTTTCTTTGGCAAGTCTCGACACTTCAGTATCCATTTCTACATTTGCTTTCTCCAACTCTTGGAGCCGTTTTGTCGACACTTTTAAAGTTTCCACACTTTTTTGCAATTTTTCGTTTTCTATTTCCATGTCGGTGTTGTCGCGCTCCAGCTGCTGTAAGCGTTTGGTTGTCATTTCTAGCGATTTCTGAAGCCGCTGGTTTTCATTGTCCAAGTCCAGCAAATCCAGCTCCATTTGTTCGTGCTTCACTTGGTGACTACGTTGTACTTCTATTGTTTTACGGAGCTGCTGAATTTCACGGTTCAGTGAGTCTTTATCATTTTCTACCTCAACAAGTTTTGAAGAAGAATTCCGAAGAGAATCTAAACTCCTCTGGAGTTTCTGATTTTCTACATTTAAATTAATGTGTTCTTTTTCCAGCTGGTCCATTTTTTGTAAAGCACTTTGAAGGGACTCAACGTTTTTCTTAAGTTTTCTATTTTCCACTTCTAGATCAGAATTTTCCTGTTCAATTTCCTCATATTTATCACAAGTTAGCTGTAATGTTGCCACAGTTTTATGTAAATCTAGATTTTCTTTTTCCAGATTTGCACTTTCTGTTTCCAATTCAGATAACTTATCTGAGCTCTGCTTTATCTTATTATAAGATTTTTGTAATTGTCTGTTTTCAAATTCCATTTTGGATAACAATTGGTTTTTTGCTGTCACTGTTTCATGCATTCGCTTATTTTCTCGCTCGAGATCTTTGAGCTTTGCGTCGTTTGTCTGTTCACTTCGCGCACGAACCGTCTCCACTGTATTAGTCAGGTGATCATTCTCGCGTTCCAACTCACGAACCTGTCTATCAGCACTTTCTTTGACTGTTTCCAAAGTCTGTGATAATTGTTCTTTTTCATGATGGAACTGGTCAAGTTTTTGTTCGAGTTCGATGTGTGTCTGTGACATTTCTCGACTCGACTCCTGAAGTTTCTCGACTTTTTTGGCCAGTCGTTGATTCTCCTTTTCGAGTTCCAAAGTCAGTGTTGTATTTTCTATGAGAGCACTTTCTCTGGCCTCCTCGAGTTTCTGCTGTAAACGCTGATTCTCCAACTCCAGTCTCAGAATCTTAGCGTTGGTTGTTTCATTCAGCTGATTGGACAGTGACCCTCCCATACCTACAAAAATCCGAAGTAACGCATTAAACCACATGAAGAATCCCATGATTAACTTACACTCCATAAACTTAATTATCTTATCCTCAACTAAAATTAACTAATTATTCTTGATCAACAGAGGCTCTGAAGTTCTTTTTAATGTAGATAAGAggtaatacagacacaacaaTTATCAGGaacatcaaaattatttcatcttttatattttgtttcttaaaaaaatactCCTGCTTGATTTGCATCTTTCTTGTTACATCTTTTCCGTAAGTTggattagttttttttaaaaaaaaataatttgaattaagAGATGTATGATAATCATTATTGATATCTGTGTCTGTGTATACTACTGAAGTCCTAACCTGCTATCCGAAGACGAGCTGACTCTAATTAAGAGATATACTATTATATGTGTCTGTATACTACTGAAGTCCTTACCTGCTATCCTAAGACGAGCTGACTCTAATTCCTTCTCAATATTAGTACTCTCGTTCATGTTCGtctttttctcaaattgcaGGTTTGCATTTTCCTCCGTGAGAATCTGTATCTTCTGTCGATCGGTATCTCGTTCCTGTAACAAGAACACAACAATTATCCCCAGTTAACCTCTGCCACTGTGTTTAGTTATTTTTTGACACTTGTTTATCAAGATTATTCAGGGATTTGAGTTTTTATAAAAAGAATGACAACAGAAGTGGAAAATTGCAGCACCAAGATCAGAAACAAATATGTAACTGAACTCAAGATGGACCAGTGTGATTGACACCCAGTTAATCGAGGACCTatctaccatattt contains:
- the LOC117320139 gene encoding girdin-like codes for the protein VSLCITDTSFQELKKAILLILGCAVQCERKEEFIDGIKRLDVDVQHVIVEHIKEVTDDTECVLSMEPTEHLETYTEKMFNHLTRVLRERDDMVEVTNEISQERDFYQSQIQEAPKLNVTPPTSSPDKHHTAVELADAKAKIRKLRQELEDKQELITDLKDDQEENKIIVTKLRNENVELIQDARSARSLRDELDILREKFGKVKSYETEITKMKEKLNELEFYKSRVDELREDNAILIETKNMLQEQLDSCHKRVETVIALENELGRYRQQVEELAKERDTDRQKIQILTEENANLQFEKKTNMNESTNIEKELESARLRIAGMGGSLSNQLNETTNAKILRLELENQRLQQKLEEARESALIENTTLTLELEKENQRLAKKVEKLQESSREMSQTHIELEQKLDQFHHEKEQLSQTLETVKESADRQVRELERENDHLTNTVETVRARSEQTNDAKLKDLERENKRMHETVTAKNQLLSKMEFENRQLQKSYNKIKQSSDKLSELETESANLEKENLDLHKTVATLQLTCDKYEEIEQENSDLEVENRKLKKNVESLQSALQKMDQLEKEHINLNVENQKLQRSLDSLRNSSSKLVEVENDKDSLNREIQQLRKTIEVQRSHQVKHEQMELDLLDLDNENQRLQKSLEMTTKRLQQLERDNTDMEIENEKLQKSVETLKVSTKRLQELEKANVEMDTEVSRLAKEKSVLTKEKNRLKQSIEWKDSELDELTSKHSALERTNRNLKQQIDRQKDTISNIKENEKENKELQQQANITKRKLAALHE